AGCTGCCCCAGTAGATTGGCCTTGGGGATCCGACAGTCCTCAAATATCAGATTGGCGGTGGAGGAGGCTCGGATTCCCAgcttgtcttctttcttccccagtgAGAGCCCAGGGGTTGGCATGGGAACCAGGAAGGCACTGATGCCCTGCAACAAGACCCAGGCTGGTAATATTACTGCACATCTCCCATTGTGCGGGGGACAGTTCTTCCAGGAAGTGCAGGCTTAATCCTAGCTCACTTGAGTGATCACCACTAGCTCACCACTGATCACAAGGGCGGTTAGTATGCAAAGGAGAACAGTGGTACCCCCTGCAGTACcatctgctctgctccaggctccctgggATACAAGCTCAGAAATCCATGGGAAAGACTATTCAAATACTATAtaccagggataggcaacccctggcacaggtccTAGAgcgtggcacatgaaggcattttgctcaGCATCTGTgcctcagggcaggtggcaggaaaGAGGCTGGGGCTACGTTGCCATAACAAGGATTGTGCcactcatggctcccctgctgtctgcccctggcatgccaacatcttacaaattgaggttgtgggtgtttttggcaatCTGCCCCAAAACACTGCTGAGCCctgctttttccttctctttctctagACCTCATCTCCAAGGTAAGGCATAGAACCTTTTACCAGGTACCTGCCACTCCTCCACTACATGTTGTGGGTTCCCTCTATATGGCTGGCAGAGTTAATTAAGATACCACATGCTCAGGGCTGTATATAGCACTATAACCAACTGGGCTCACCTTGTGTTTCTGGGATTTGTCTGTAGTAGCAAATACGACGACAGCAGAGGCATCCCAGGCATTGGTGATCCAAGCTTTGGTGCCATTCAGGATCCACTCATCACCATCCAGTGATGCCACTGtggaagcagctcctgcatcaCTGCCATTTCCTAAGCAAGGCACCAGGCAAAACAAAGCCAAGAATTCTTGTTCACTCAAGCAGTTAGAAGCAACACAACCAAATACCCAGTGGATGTTAAAAACTGGGAATAGGGTGGTGATAAAATTAACTCCACTGCCTTCCCATGAACCACCTTCAGGTGGTGCTAAGTTCTGCAGAGCCCCTTTCTAAAGCAAGTCTAGGGTGAAACCACTCTCTACTTTTCAGGCCAAGAATGTTAACTCCACTCCCCGCCCCAACCATTACCTGGTTCACTGAGGGCAAAACACCCTATCTTGTCTCCACTGGTGAAGGGTGTGATCCACTTATGTTTCTGCTCTTCAGAGCCAAACTTCAATATTGGACCTAAATACAGAGACTGAAGAGAGAAGTTGTGTTCATTTACCCTGAAGAAGAATGCAACTGCTGCAACACAGCACCATCACATGCAATGCATAGCCCAGGCACATTCCCATCCTCTATCAGCATAGAGATCTGCTCCTCTCAAATGCCACCTTTGTTCCTGGCCAAGAGCAATGGtttccccaccacaccccacagGGTTTCCTGCACAGGAGAGAGGCTTACATTATTGACGCTCATGATGACCCCTGTGGAGGCACAGCCCCTGCTTATCTCCTCCACAGCAATGGAATAGGCCAGGTAATCAAGCCCTGCCCCGCTGTACTCCTCTGGCACATCCATGGCTAGCAGCCCAAGGGCTCCCATCTTCTTCACCTACCCACAGAGGAAGATACAAGAATGAGGCTCTGTAGCACTGACACCCAGAGTCCCAgtcacacacacacgcgcgcgtgcACACATAGAGTTACACCTGGGcactgcacacacaggcacaaagGTACATGCAGAGAAAACATGCCTCAAGATTTCAATTCGGGGGGACACAATTTTGAGTGGCCAAACATCCACAGCTCAGTGACTGCAACAAGTCACAGGTGCTCATTAGGGCTGGGCTCTGGTGGATTAAGggtgagctgggctctgcttgTTGCCCTGAGACAGAATGACCAACCCTGCCTGAAGCTGGAATTACCCTGAGCTGTAAAACTACAGTTTAATGGTCCTCTTGTTGCCCTCTTTTATTACTGTGAGGATGGGAGGAGGTAACCAGCTAGAAATCCAGCTTATGCAGTCATCAGAACTCCACTTTTAGTCTTTTATATTGTTTAAACTTCAACCTACACCTGCTTTAAAAATGGGACCTTAGGGAATGATTGACCTGGGAAGGCCTAAGCGACAATTTTAGCTGTTGTTGCCTCTATGTGTTTTCTACGACACTGAGGACATGGCCAGCATTTAATAATAGGATGAAggagggacaaaatcaggaaagaaagCACTGTCCAGAGATGTTACATGCAACCACAAGGCCAACAGATAGAtgggggaagctgtgggtctACTGCTCAGTGCTGAGGGAGAACTATCAACTTAGAAAAGGCAAAGGTGGCAGAGATGCACAGTGATTACTTTGACTTGTCCCTCACAGAACATGAAACTGCAACCAAGCAGCTAACCACAACTCATATACACAGTAGCAGAAAAGAACTGCAGATAATAGTAATAAGTGGCACCGAAGTTGACCTATCTGAATGAACCTAAGTCAGCACAGCCTGACAAAATTCTTTCAAGTTGCTAAAGGAACAAGCTAAAGAATCTCAGATCTCCAAGTACTAATATTTGCAAAGTCATGATAGATAGGCAAAACCAGAGGCTTGGAAAAGGACTAataaagggcacctatacatgagtgcggagtctgctccaacacgctggaatttcagtgtcagagcagacttgattaactgagtctgctggcatgtggcaattactgcactccagcagtctcctgcatctcatgcatcagtgtccccgcacttaaaaatggcagggaagctttatctaaagctcattgaacaagctttagttcaagcgcccctgctgccatttttaagcacaggaacaCTGAAACACGAGATGCagatgtgctttaattagaacactctaattaaagccccccccaccccgcacagctctggagcatgtgtaaacgtgcccatagtgcccatctttaaaaagggggaGAGATAATCTGGGGAAATAAAGGATCAGTCAGTGTGACTTCAATGCTTGGGAGTTACTAGAACAAAGTATAAAATGATCCACTTGtaaacatctggaggaggaaaggctgactATGCCAAACTGTCTCGATTTCCTAATTTGACTGGATAACTGCTTGGTTGATGAAAGAAATACAGTGGACAACGCTTACCCAGGCTTTAGAAAGGCCTTTGTCAAGGACCCACACTACAGCCTCATAAgcaaaatggaaaaatgtgggtagACAGAATACTCATTGCATGGGAACATATTTACTCAAACAAATGGAAAGAGTAGCTATTAATGGCTCAACATCAGAATGGCAGGTGCTCTCAACTGGAATCCCACAGGGCTGAGTCCTGGATCTGGTACTATTTAATCAGTTTATTATTGACTTGGATGCAGAAAAAGCTCACTTCCAGATCATGTCTGCAGACAGCACAAACCTGGGAGAGGCTGCAAACTCTGGACCATACAATTGGAATCCAAAAGGATCTTGATAAATTAGAGAAATACAATAGAGACaacaaaaagcaaatgcaagACACAGGAAGGGATAACAACACTGTTGCACTGGTCAGCCCTCAGAAgaagtactacatccagttttggataCTGCCTTGAAGAATGATGCAGAAAAACTGAAGAGGCTCCAAAGGTAAGTGACAAGGTGATAAAGAGGCTGGGATGCAAGCCATGTAGGGAAAGGGTGAGAGAACTAAGtatatttagcttggagaaaggAGATTaagaaggtgggggaagggaggagagagagggagggacccaacagtagttttcaaacatctgaaaaggctgccataaagaacagggagaacaactgttctctaCCACAGAGGGCAGGGCATGCGACACTGGGTTTAAACTGCAAGGTGGATTTAGATCAATTCTCCTGATTCTAAGAACAGGACAATGGTACAAATACCTacagaagttgtgaaatctcctttGCTGAAAGCTTTTAGGAAGAGGTGGATAGACATAAGGCTGAGATGGATTAGTTAATAACACACCCTGTATCTGCagagggggctgaactagatgattgCTGTGGTCCCTTCTAACTATATGATTCTATTCTATGATGTAGGTGTTACAAAAATAAGTCAGTGATACTATTTGTTTATTCCATTAGAATCTGCTTTGCATTCTTAAATTAATGTTTTCCCTCCTGTCCTAACATGCTAAACATGAAGTCAAGAGAGATAAACTGACCAGCTGAGGAAAATGAAAAATGGGAACAGGATCTTTGACTCCcccagggaactcatgggcagcatcccctgggaggccaggctggggggaaaaggagtctagaagagctggctgtactttaaagaaaccttattgagggcgcaggaacaaaccatcctgaagttcaggaagaacagcaaatgtggcaagcaatCAGCTTGGCTTGGCACATAACTCTTTAGTGaccttaaacacaaaaaggaagcttacaagaaatggaaacttggacaaaactTGGGAGGAGTGTAAGAAtactgcttgggcatgcagggatgaagtcaggaaggtcaaagtgcaattggagttgcagctactaaggaacatgaagggtaacaagaatggTTCCTACAAGTACAttaacaagaggaaggtcaggaaaagtgtgggtcccttactataTGGGGGAGACAACCTACTGACAGAcgaggaggaaaaggctgaagtacacaatgccttttttactttggtcttcacaggcaagagcagcacagtttggggagaaggtgagccgCCCTcagcggtgaaagaacaggttagggactatttagaaaagctagacatgtaTAAACCCATGGGGCTgaatgctgagggagttggctgatgtgactgcagagccactgaccattatctctgaaaactcatagCAATCAGAGGAGggcccggatgattggaaaagggcaaatatagtgcccaactttagaaaagagaaggaagatccaggaaactacaaaccagtcagcctcacctcagtccccagaaaaatcatggaccaggtcctcaaagaaaccatttctaagcacttggagaagaaggtgattaggaacagtcagcatggattcaccaagggcaagtcatgcctgactaacttgACTCCCCTCTGTGataactggctctatggatgcagggaaaaagagatggatattagaggtgcaccaatacattgttccgatattggatcagcactgatataaagaaaactgactatattggaaattggcctgatatgatcaataatttggctgataaatgtccATGTGTGTTCATGACAGCGGAccatgcaggcagtgaggagcacagcccagcagtgtggagacctgtatgcagctggtaagtctgttgtggtagaaggagAAGGGGCGTAGGGGGGCAGATTAAtgccccccgtggtgagggagggagtggggcaggggttagggtaggtgctgcccagctggggtgggacacaGAGCAGGACAAAGCCACAGCTCATCCGGGGTGtgcggggagggggagtggctcccaccgccgcatgcaccctgggagggcatgaggcAGGGGAGTCGTGTGCCCCAAGATCTGCatgaggcagggtggggcaggctgcagctgcgggctggggccacaccaggctcttccttatgggggtgggggctgggccgtgctgtgctcggggcaggtgggtgcggtgctgggagggaagctatggggtgggggaggtgctgcggcaaaatctggggtggctgcatccccccATAGCTTCCCTCCCAGTGCGGCCATCCCACAGCCCAAAtgtagcacagcccagcccaccc
Above is a genomic segment from Alligator mississippiensis isolate rAllMis1 chromosome 10, rAllMis1, whole genome shotgun sequence containing:
- the ACADS gene encoding short-chain specific acyl-CoA dehydrogenase, mitochondrial isoform X5, whose product is MMATLVSRRGGSAARGLALALGALRRRQHTAAPAELPETHRLLRRTCRDFAERELVPEAARLDREHRFPAAQVKKMGALGLLAMDVPEEYSGAGLDYLAYSIAVEEISRGCASTGVIMSVNNSLYLGPILKFGSEEQKHKWITPFTSGDKIGCFALSEPGNGSDAGAASTVASLDGDEWILNGTKAWITNAWDASAVVVFATTDKSQKHKGISAFLVPMPTPGLSLGKKEDKLGIRASSTANLIFEDCRIPKANLLGQLGMGFKIAMQTLDTGRIGIASQALGIAQAALDCAVDYAEKRVAFGSPITKLQAIQFKLADMALALESARLLTWRAAMLKDNGKPFTKFSYSCRSFSEGEG
- the ACADS gene encoding short-chain specific acyl-CoA dehydrogenase, mitochondrial isoform X4, whose product is MMATLVSRRGGSAARGLALALGALRRRQHTAAPAELPETHRLLRRTCRDFAERELVPEAARLDREHRFPAAQVKKMGALGLLAMDVPEEYSGAGLDYLAYSIAVEEISRGCASTGVIMSVNNSLYLGPILKFGSEEQKHKWITPFTSGDKIGCFALSEPGNGSDAGAASTVASLDGDEWILNGTKAWITNAWDASAVVVFATTDKSQKHKGISAFLVPMPTPGLSLGKKEDKLGIRASSTANLIFEDCRIPKANLLGQLGMGFKIAMAELGSLGEVRLCPEVFVAVAVQAGRHGTSPGERAPADLESSHVEGQWEALHQGSCNGQAGCIRGCNCHFPSGYPDSRWDGLRDRNASRAALP
- the ACADS gene encoding short-chain specific acyl-CoA dehydrogenase, mitochondrial isoform X6 — its product is MVSLRTWSMIFLGTEVKKMGALGLLAMDVPEEYSGAGLDYLAYSIAVEEISRGCASTGVIMSVNNSLYLGPILKFGSEEQKHKWITPFTSGDKIGCFALSEPGNGSDAGAASTVASLDGDEWILNGTKAWITNAWDASAVVVFATTDKSQKHKGISAFLVPMPTPGLSLGKKEDKLGIRASSTANLIFEDCRIPKANLLGQLGMGFKIAMQTLDTGRIGIASQALGIAQAALDCAVDYAEKRVAFGSPITKLQAIQFKLADMALALESARLLTWRAAMLKDNGKPFTKEAAMAKLAASEAATAISHQAIQILGGMGYVTEMPAERHYRDARITEIYEGTSEIQRLVIAGQLLREYRS